GGTCCCAGCCTTGGAGACCTCGGGGTCGAAAACGCTGTCGGGGACACCGACGTCCGCATCTTCTCACGCGACGAAATGGGCGCCGAGACTCTGATCTGGACCAACGACAACTGGAAGGACCAGCAGCCCCAGTTCATCTCTTCGACCGGTCTGGCTCCGATGAACGACCTGGAATCCGGCGGCATCGCGATGCTGGCTCCCGGCCTCTATACCATGAAAGTGGCCGGCGACATGGATGGCATCGCCCTCGGCGAAGCTTACGAAATCGCCCTGAAGATCATCCCCGCCAGCCTGATTGACGCCGACAACTTCGGCACCCTGGTCGCGGCGGTCGTGGCGGCCGATCTCGTCGACATCCTGAGCGGCGACGGACCCTTCACGGTCTTCGCGCCGACCGACGAAGCCTTCGATGCTCTGCCCGCCGGCACCGTCGAAGCCCTCCTGAACGACATACCGGCTCTCACCAACATCCTGCTCTACCACGTGGTATCCGGAGCAGCAGTCTACTCCAAGGACGTCGCCGCCGGCGAAGTCGGCATGGCCAATGGCTTCAAGGCCACCATTACGACCGAAAACGGCGGAGTTCAGATTGAAGGCGCCAACATCATCGAGGTCGACTTCGCTGCCTCCAACGGAGTCATCCATGTCATCGACCAGGTGATCCTGCCTCCGGAATCCGGCACGGGGACTCTGGTTGACGAACTGGCCAAGCGATCGGGCTTCGACACCCTGCTGGCTGCCGCGACCGCCGCCGGCCTGGTTGACGCACTGAATGCCGCGGGACCGAAGACTCTCTTCGCCCCAAATGACGAAGCCTTCGCCAAACTGCCGGAGGGAACGGTCGAGGCTCTCCTCGGGGACATCCCGGCCCTGACCGACATCCTCCTCTATCACCTTTTCCCGGACGCGACCGTAAGTTCGTCCCTGGTGACCGCGGGGAATATCACGATGGCCAACAACAAGTCGGCCACTCTGGCCACTGAGAATGGCGGCGTGCAGATCAACGACGCCAACGTGATCGAGGCCGACCTTAACGCCACCAATGGCATCATCCACGTCATCGACACGGTGATCATCCCGACGGGTGATGTCTGAGTTCCAACCCACAATCTGAACCAACCTAACCCGCCGGTGTTCCACAAGGACGCCGGCGGTTTTATTTCCCCGGGTCACGATAAAGGCCCGACCCTAACTGAGCTGTTGGATGATCCGGATGATCGGGAGGAAGAGCGCGATGACGATGACGCCGACGACCAATGCCATCATCACGATCATGACCGGCTCGATGATCGAGGTCAGACCGGCCACCGCATTGTCAACCTCCTCGTCGTAAGTGTCGGCGATCCGGTTGAGCATTTCGTGCAACTGACCGGTTTCTTCCCCGACCTCGATCATGCTCGTGACCATGACGGGGAAGACCCTGGTCGCTTCGAGCGGCCCCGAGATGCCCTCTCCTTCCTTGACCCGGTCATGCACATCGTCGATCGCCTGCATAAGGATGGTGTTGCCGATGGTGTCCCGGGTGATCTGGAGGGCCTGCAGGATGGGCACGCCGCTGGAAAGCAGGGTCCCGAAGGTCCGGGCAAACCGGGAAACCGAGGCCTTGCGGAAGAGCTCGCCGAGTGGAGGCAGGTTGAGCAGGGCCCAGTCGGTGGCGAAGGCACCGGGCCGAGTGCGGCGCCCCAGCTTGAAAAGGAGGTAGAATCCAACGGCTCCGCCGATGGTCAGCATGAAATTCCCTTTCACCCAATCACTCGTATCCATGACGATCTGGGTAAGCACGGGCAGGCTGGCGCCTTTCAGCATGTCGTCAAAGATCATCTGGAACTTCGGAACCACGAAGATCAACAGGCCGATCAGGATGCCCACCGCCACGAGCAGGACGATGATCGGATAGACCATGGCAGCCCGAACCTTGCCCTTGATCTTCTCCGCCTTCTCCATGAAGCGGGAGAGGCGCTCGAGCACGACATCGAGAACCCCGCCGGCCTCACCCGCCCGCACCATGTTGACATAGAGTCGGTTGAAAACCTTGGGGTTTCGTTCCAGGCCCTCGGAGAACGTATTGCCCGATCGGATATTGTCGGACAGTTCCTCGATGACCGCCTTGAAGGCCGGTTTCTTTTCCTGCTTCCCGAGAACCTCCAGTCCCCGCAGGAGGGGCAGACCCGACTCGAGGAGGATGGACAACTGCCGGGTGAAGATGGTCAGGCCCTTGAGGTTGACCGGCTTGCCGATGACAATCGGCTTTTTTCGCTTCGCCGCTACGGATCCATTCCGGCTGAAGCCGGGGTTCTTCCGCTTGGTCCCAGGGTCCTCGGCGTCTTCAACCAGCCGGGTCGGAAACAGACCCATGCTCTTGATCTGGGACGACGCCAGCTCGGCGGTCGGTGCCTCCAGCAGGCCCGTCCGTTCGCGTCCTCCGGTATCAATCGCGGTGAAAGTGAACTTCGGCATGGTCAGGTATACTTGATGACCTCCTCGATGGTCGTAAAGCCATTGTGAATGGCCCTCATCCCGTCATCGCGCAGGGTTCTCATCCCGTCCTTGAGCGCCTGATGACGGATGGCCATGGCCGGCGCCTGCTGGGTGAGCAGTTCACGGATCGGGTCGGTGACCCGCAGCATCTCGAAGATACCCATCCGCCCCCGGTAGCCGTTGTCGTGGCAGAGATCACATCCCGCTCCATGGAAGAACCTCTGATCGCCGTCCTCTGCTTGCGCCAGTTTGAGTTGCTCGAGCATCGCACTGCCCGGGCGGTAGGGCTGACGACAATCGGGGCAGATCCGCCGGACCAACCGCTGGGCGAGGACCGCCTCAAGGGACGACGCGATGAGAAACGGCTCCACACCCATGTCGATCAGGCGGGTGACCGCGCCCGGCGCGTCATTGGTGTGGAGCGTGGTCATGACCAGATGTCCGGTCAGGGAGGCCTGAATGGCGATCTGGGCCGTATCCAGATCCCGGACCTCCCCGACCATGATGATGTCGGGATCCTGACGGAGGAAGGAACGCAGGGCTGCGGCGAAGCTCAGCCCGACATGGTGTCGGACGGCGACCTGCATGATGCCCTCGATCTCGTATTCGACCGGGTCCTCCGCCGTGAGGATCTTCACGTCCGGATGATTGAGCACGCGCAGGCAGCTGTAGAGGGTGGTCGTCTTGCCGGAGCCGGTCGGACCGGTCACGATGAAGATGCCGTTGGGCCGTCTGATCACCGCGTTGACATGATCGTAGACATCCTGGGGCATGCCCAGTTTGTCCACATCGAGTTGGATGACCGATTGATCGAGGACCCGCAGGACCACGCTTTCCCCGAACTGCGTCGGCAGGGTGGAAACCCGGAGATCGACCTGATGCCCGCCGATGGTGATCTTGATCCGACCGTCCTGGGGAACCCGGCGTTCGGCAATATTGAGGGAGGCGATCACCTTGAGTCGCGACGTGATCGGAAGCGCCAGCTGCACGGGGGGAGGCGCCAATTCGTAGAGTGAGCCGTCGATCCGGTAGCGGATCTTGAATTCGTTCTCGAACGGCTCGAAGTGGATGTCCGAGGCCTTGTCCCTCACCGCCTGGCTGAGTACCAGATTGACGAAGCGGATGATCGGAGTCTCGCCGGCCATGGCCTCGATGTCCTGCTCGGACAGGTCGTCGACCGCGGCCACCGGACCGGCCGTCAATTCTTCAATCAAACCCTCGATGGAACTGTCGTCCTCCCCGTAATAATGCCGGATGAGCGCGTCAACCTGCTCGCTGTCCGCCACGACGAGGCGGACATCACGGCGGAGGGCAAAGGTCAGGTCATCGACAATCTGGCTGTTGAAGGGATCCTTGACCAGAAGGTCGACTGTGGTCGAATCCGCTTTCAGGGGAACCACCCCGTACATGCGGGCCATATTGCCATCAATCGTGGCCAGAATCTCTTCGGGAATATCGGCCGGCGGACGGAGCAGGCACTCCCATCCCAGGTAATCGGCCACCTCGGTCAGAAGACTCTGCGGAACGAGGTCACCCTGATCGATCAGGAGCCGGGCGAGAGGTTTACCGCCGTCGCGGTGTTCCTGAAAACAGGTTTCCAATCGCGCAGCCTCAACCAGCCCGCGATCGCGGAGCATTTCATAGAGAGCGATACTCTGGGCCTCAAACATGGGATGGCGGGCGAATCCCCCGCTGTCCCAAAGAATCACAGATCAGAGGTCTTTGAGTCGAGCGCCAATCGAGAGCAGCTTCTCGCGCATGGTGGCCGGATCCTGGGCCTTTTCAGCGCATTCGTCGGCCGAGATCAACTCCCGGTTGTAGAGGCTGAGCAGGTGGGTATCGAGGGTGATCATGCCCATGGCGGCCCCGGTCTGCAGCTCGGAGTTGATCCGGAAAGTCTTGTTGTCCCGGATGAGGGATTGGATCGAACTGGTCGAGACCATCAACTCGTAGGAGGCAATGCGCCCACCACCGATCTTTTTGCAGAGGACCTGGGAGAGGACGGCCACCACCGAGGAGGCCAACTGGGTCCGGATCATGTCCTTCATATTGGCCGGAAAGGCGTCGACGATTCGGTCGATCGTCTTGGCGGCACCATTCGTATGGAGGGTGGCGAAGACGAGGTGACCGGTCTCGGCCGCACTGATGGCCGCCTCGATCGTCTCAAGATCACGCATTTCCCCGACCAGGATGACATCGGGGTCCTGGCGCAGGGCACGCCGGATGGCTTCGGAGAAATTGGTCACGTCGACTCCGATTTCACGCTGGGTGACGAGGCAACGCTTGTGCTCGTGATAGTATTCGATCGGATCCTCGATCGTGATGAGATGCCCTTCCCTGTTCTCATTGATGTAGTTCACCATGGAAGCCAGGGTCGTGCTCTTGCCCGAACCGGTCGGCCCGGTGACGAGGATCAATCCGCGGGGACGATAAAGAAGTTCCTTGATTTTGTCGGGCAGACCGATGTCCCGGAGACTGAACATGTCGTTCGGGATCTGGCGCAGGACCAGCCCGTAGTTGCCCTTGCTCTTAAGGACACTTACCCGAAAACGCGCCTTGTCCATGAAGGCGAAACCGAAGTCAGCGCCACCCTCGGTCTTGGCCTGTTGCTGATACATGTCCGGGGTGATTGCGAGCATGAGCTGCTCGGTATCTTCTGCGGTGAGGGACGGGCCGTCGATGGGCACCATGCTGCCGCTGATCCGGAGCGTGGGCGGTTGACCGACCTGGAGGTGAAGATCGGAAGCGTTCTCTTCCACCACCAGGTCGAGGAGATCATTCATCTCGTAACTGGAGGTGTTGGTGGGGGCGAAACTGGCGATGCTCATGATTGCCCATAGCATCGGCCGTTCGGCCGCGTTCTGAAGTGCCTCAGTCGAGGTCGCCCACCGTGTTGCCGATGACTTCCTCCAGGGTCGTCAGACCCGCAACTGATTTCCGGATACCGTCTTCGCGCATTGAGTGCATCCCGAGCTCCCGGGCCCGTTGCCGCAACCGGAAGGAACTGGCCCCCTCGAAAACCAGTTCCTGCACCTTTTCGTCGATCAGGAAAATCTCGAAGATCCCCATCCGGCCGCGGTAGCCGGTATTGGAGCACTCGACGCACCCCATACCCTTGCGGAAGGTGGATTGTTTGCGGATTTCATCGGTCAGGTTGAGGGCGGCCAACTCGTGAGCTTCGGGCACGACGGGCTCGGCGCAGGCCTTGCAGACCTTCCTGACGAGGCGTTGGGCCATGGCGGCCCGCAGAGAAGTGGCGACGAGGAAGGGTTTGACCCCGAGATCGACGAGGCGGCTGACCGCGCTGGGGGCGTCGTTGGTATGGAGGGTGCTGAAGACCAGATGGCCGGTCAGGGAGGCATTGATGGCAATCTCGGCGGTTTCAAGATCCCGGATCTCACCGATCATGATGATATTGGGCGCCTGGCGGAGCATGGCCCGCAATGCCGAGGAAAAAGTCATCCCGACATCCTGACGGACCGGCACCTGGTTGATCCCGTTGATCTGGTATTCGACCGGATCCTCAACCGTGATGATCTTCCGGTCCGGTCGATTGATTTCGTTGAGGCAGGCGTAGAGAGTGGTCGTCTTGCCGGAGCCGGTCGGTCCGGTCACGAGTATGATGCCGTCCGGGAGCGTGATCAGGCGCTCAAAAACGCTCTGGTCATCGGTAAAGAACCCCAGCTCGGGCAACCCGAGGAGCAACCCCTCCTTGTCGAGGATCCGCATTACGATACTCTCGCCGTGGGCGGTCGGCAGCGAGGAAACGCGAAGATCGACCGTCCGGTTTTCGATCAGCAACTGGATGCGGCCGTCCTGGGGAACCCGCTTCTCGGCGATGCTGATATTCGACATGATCTTGACCCGTGAGATGATGGCCATCTGCAGCCGTTTGGGCGGATTCTCGACCTCCTGAAGGACCCCGTCGATCCGGTAGCGCACCCGGAAGCGTTTCTCGAGCGGCTCCAGATGGATGTCGGAAGCGCGCCGGCGGAAGGCTTCGGTGATGATGACATGGACCAATCGGATGATGGGCGCGTCCGCCTCAGTCGACGTCCGGTCAATGTCAGTCGCGGGGGCCCTGCTTTCGATCCTGTCGCCCCCTGGAAGGGCGAGGTCATCGAGGAAGGACTCCATCGTGTTCGTATTGACCCCATAACAGCGCGTGATCTCCTCACTGATCTCGTGATAGGCCGCGAGATGAGGCTCAACCTCAAATCGCAGGACATGACTGAGGGTGTCGACCGCCTGGACATCGAGGGGATCGCTGATGGCGACCCGCAGGACATTCCCCTCAATCGACAAAGGAAGGACGTGAAAGCGCTCAGCCATCTCCCGGGGGACGGCCTCGATCGCTCCGAAATCCGGCCGGAACGTCTTGAAGTCGATGATCGGCATCCGGAACTCGGCCGCCAGCAGTTGGGTGATGGCGGCCGGCTCGATCCTCCTCTCGCTGATGAGCAGGTCGATCAGCCCCCTTGGTGCCGATGTCAGGTCCTCATTCTCGACCCGGCGACCGCGGATCTCGTCGACGACCTCAGGATCGACCAACCCCTTCTCCAGAAGGAGCCGGACCACATAGTCGTCCCTGGTGCTCACCATGGCAGATAAGAAACGGTCGATGCCATCCGGCAACAATCAACGATTCAGGGACATGAGGAATTCGGCATTGGTCCGGGTCTTGCGCAGACGCGTGATGAGCATCTCCATCGCTTCGCTCGGTGGCACGCCCTGCATGATCCGGCGCAAGGCGTAAATCCGGCTCAACTCCTCGGGGTGATAGAGCAACTCCTCCTTCCGGGTGCCACTGCGCTCCACATTAATAGAAGGGAAGATACGCTTGTTGACGAGGTCGCGGTCGAGATGGACCTCCATATTCCCGGTCCCTTTGAATTCTTCGAAAATAACCTCGTCCATCCGGCTGCCCGTGTCCACCAGGGCCGAGGCCATGATGGTCAGGCTGCCGCCCCCCTCGATATTGCGGGCGGCTCCAAAAAAGCGCTTCGGCTTCTGGAGGGCCGTGGCCTCCAGACCGCCCGACATTATCTTCCCGCTGTTGGATGCGAGTGCATTGTAGGCACGGGCCAACCGGGTGATCGAGTCCAGAAGGATGACCACGTGCTCGCCGATTTCGATCAGGCGACGGGCCTTGGAGATGACCATTTCGGCGGCATGGACATGGCTTTCCGGGCTCTCATCGAATGTCGAACTGACGACCTCTCCGCGGACATTGCGGCGGAAATCGGTGACCTCCTCCGGCCGCTCGTCGATCAGGAGCACGATGAGCCGGGCATTGGGACTGTTGATGGCCACGGCATTGGCGATTCCCTGAAGCAGGATCGTTTTGCCGGTCCGGGGCGGCGCGACGATCAACCCACGCTGGCCGAACCCGATCGGGGTGAGTATATCGAAGACCCGCATCGACACTTCCTTGGCCGGCTTTTCCGAAACCACCTCGAGCAGGATTCGCTCGGTCGGATAGAACGGAATCAGATCCTCGAACGGAGCGATGTCCGCCACGGTCGAAGGATCCCGACCCATCGCTGATTTGATCTTGAGGACTGCCGGGCAGCGCTCCGCTTCCTCGGGCGGTTTGACAAGGGCTTCGATCTCGTGCCCCCGCTTCAGGCCAAAGCTGCGAATGAAGGCGCTCGAAAGAAAACTGCTTTCCGGCAGAAGGCGGTAATTGTTCGAACTGTGGACGATGAATCCGTGGCCTTCCGGAGAGAGATCGAGGTGTCCTCGATCGATCAAGGGGGTCCTGGACTCCCGCACCTGGTTGAAGAGATCGCGAAGCAACTGCCGGCGGCTCGGGCGCCCCTCGACCTTGATTCCGCGACCCTGAACAAAGGCGGTCAATTCGCCCAGATTGAGGGCGTCCACCTGATCGAGGAAGACCGGGTCCCCCCCACTCGCTTCGATCTCGGCGGCTCGGGCGGACATCTCTTCCAGACTGACATAATGAGACGGGTCGGGAAGATCCCCGTAAAGCTGTACCAGGTCATCCGGCGGAAGCGGCTGGATCCAACCCGGGGTCTCGTTGCGGGGACCTCCTCCGCCGCCTCCTCCCCGACCCTTCTTGCCCTTCTTGCCCTTCTTGCGAAATCCACCCTGTTGGCCGAATCCATGACCGCGGCGATCATCGCCGCGAAACGACGAATCGTCGCCGCGCTGCTCGGGACGAATCCGGTAGCCATTTCCATTGCCTTCCGATCTGGGACCGCCCCGATCCCCCCGATCTCCCGTTTCAGGGACCGATCGCTCGGCCTCCGGCGCCTTCGCGGATTGGGATTCGTTTCCGGTCGCAGCAGGCGGGTTTTCCTGCACGGGGGCCGATGCCGGTGGGGTCGCCTTTTCGACTGTTTCCGGGGCCGCCGTCGGCCGCTCCTCCGAGGCAGCCGGAGGTGGAGCTTCGGAAGATTCTCCTCTGGCTGCCTTCCTGGGGGACCGCCGGTTCGGAGTCCTCCGGGTCTTCGGTTTCGACTCCGCCTTGGCTTCGGCGGCGGGAGACGCGGCCTTGGAGGCGTCACTTGTATCCATCTCGTTATCCATGCTTCGGGCAGACACACACCTTATCCGGACCGACCCGTCGTGCGGTTGAGGTCTCCGGGAAATCCCGGAATCGAAAAGGCGTGGTTTAGGTGAGGTTTCTTGTTTGGGTCAACCAGTCAATCTGGTCGGATAGAAAAGGGAGCGTGCCGCTATTGAGCAGAACACAGTCCGCCAAATCGATCTTTCGGGAAAGCGGAAGCTGCGCGGCAATGCGTTGGTCGGCTTCCTCGGCAGTCATCCCACGCCGGCCAAGCCGCTCAAGCTGTGTCCGCCGATCACAGGCTACACAGATCGTGAAATCAAACCATTTCTGGAGGTTTTTCTCGAAAAGAAGCGGGATCTCCACGACATGGTGCCGGTCCGGCTCCCCTCGAATCCTCCCCTGCCAGCGATCCGAGACCCGCGGATGGAGGATTTCTTCGAGAACGGCAAGGCGGGATCGATCGGCAAAGACGATCGCCCCGAGAGCCTTGCGGTTGAGAGATCCGTCAGCGGCAAAGACGGAAGTCCCGAAGGCGTCGACGATCTCCCGGAGAACCTGCGAATCCGAGACGAGGAGCTCCCGGACAATCTCGTCGCAGTCGATCCGTTCGATTCCCCGCTCGCCCAGCAATCGCCCGGCGGTGGATTTGCCGCACCCAATGGTTCCGGTGAGTCCGATATTCAAAGGTGAAGAGGGGGTTCTGCCTCCGGCTTGGAGGACAGTGAGAATGGATGAAAACAAAACCTGAAGGAAGAGAATTCCCGGGGTTTGTCCACGGGGATTCCGCAGGTTTACCCGATTTGCATGAAGGTGAACAAATGAACCCTATCGCGATTGACAGAAACCCGGGTGCTCCTTTGACTCGTCC
This sequence is a window from Opitutaceae bacterium. Protein-coding genes within it:
- the coaE gene encoding dephospho-CoA kinase (Dephospho-CoA kinase (CoaE) performs the final step in coenzyme A biosynthesis.), translating into MNIGLTGTIGCGKSTAGRLLGERGIERIDCDEIVRELLVSDSQVLREIVDAFGTSVFAADGSLNRKALGAIVFADRSRLAVLEEILHPRVSDRWQGRIRGEPDRHHVVEIPLLFEKNLQKWFDFTICVACDRRTQLERLGRRGMTAEEADQRIAAQLPLSRKIDLADCVLLNSGTLPFLSDQIDWLTQTRNLT
- a CDS encoding type IV pilus twitching motility protein PilT encodes the protein MSIASFAPTNTSSYEMNDLLDLVVEENASDLHLQVGQPPTLRISGSMVPIDGPSLTAEDTEQLMLAITPDMYQQQAKTEGGADFGFAFMDKARFRVSVLKSKGNYGLVLRQIPNDMFSLRDIGLPDKIKELLYRPRGLILVTGPTGSGKSTTLASMVNYINENREGHLITIEDPIEYYHEHKRCLVTQREIGVDVTNFSEAIRRALRQDPDVILVGEMRDLETIEAAISAAETGHLVFATLHTNGAAKTIDRIVDAFPANMKDMIRTQLASSVVAVLSQVLCKKIGGGRIASYELMVSTSSIQSLIRDNKTFRINSELQTGAAMGMITLDTHLLSLYNRELISADECAEKAQDPATMREKLLSIGARLKDL
- a CDS encoding fasciclin domain-containing protein; the protein is MKIRLKKSITLSLLAAALALPVSAANLINVSTRSQVGTGENVMIVGLVVEGEVGETVPIFFRSLGPSLGDLGVENAVGDTDVRIFSRDEMGAETLIWTNDNWKDQQPQFISSTGLAPMNDLESGGIAMLAPGLYTMKVAGDMDGIALGEAYEIALKIIPASLIDADNFGTLVAAVVAADLVDILSGDGPFTVFAPTDEAFDALPAGTVEALLNDIPALTNILLYHVVSGAAVYSKDVAAGEVGMANGFKATITTENGGVQIEGANIIEVDFAASNGVIHVIDQVILPPESGTGTLVDELAKRSGFDTLLAAATAAGLVDALNAAGPKTLFAPNDEAFAKLPEGTVEALLGDIPALTDILLYHLFPDATVSSSLVTAGNITMANNKSATLATENGGVQINDANVIEADLNATNGIIHVIDTVIIPTGDV
- a CDS encoding type II secretion system F family protein, producing MPKFTFTAIDTGGRERTGLLEAPTAELASSQIKSMGLFPTRLVEDAEDPGTKRKNPGFSRNGSVAAKRKKPIVIGKPVNLKGLTIFTRQLSILLESGLPLLRGLEVLGKQEKKPAFKAVIEELSDNIRSGNTFSEGLERNPKVFNRLYVNMVRAGEAGGVLDVVLERLSRFMEKAEKIKGKVRAAMVYPIIVLLVAVGILIGLLIFVVPKFQMIFDDMLKGASLPVLTQIVMDTSDWVKGNFMLTIGGAVGFYLLFKLGRRTRPGAFATDWALLNLPPLGELFRKASVSRFARTFGTLLSSGVPILQALQITRDTIGNTILMQAIDDVHDRVKEGEGISGPLEATRVFPVMVTSMIEVGEETGQLHEMLNRIADTYDEEVDNAVAGLTSIIEPVMIVMMALVVGVIVIALFLPIIRIIQQLS
- the rho gene encoding transcription termination factor Rho — its product is MDTSDASKAASPAAEAKAESKPKTRRTPNRRSPRKAARGESSEAPPPAASEERPTAAPETVEKATPPASAPVQENPPAATGNESQSAKAPEAERSVPETGDRGDRGGPRSEGNGNGYRIRPEQRGDDSSFRGDDRRGHGFGQQGGFRKKGKKGKKGRGGGGGGGPRNETPGWIQPLPPDDLVQLYGDLPDPSHYVSLEEMSARAAEIEASGGDPVFLDQVDALNLGELTAFVQGRGIKVEGRPSRRQLLRDLFNQVRESRTPLIDRGHLDLSPEGHGFIVHSSNNYRLLPESSFLSSAFIRSFGLKRGHEIEALVKPPEEAERCPAVLKIKSAMGRDPSTVADIAPFEDLIPFYPTERILLEVVSEKPAKEVSMRVFDILTPIGFGQRGLIVAPPRTGKTILLQGIANAVAINSPNARLIVLLIDERPEEVTDFRRNVRGEVVSSTFDESPESHVHAAEMVISKARRLIEIGEHVVILLDSITRLARAYNALASNSGKIMSGGLEATALQKPKRFFGAARNIEGGGSLTIMASALVDTGSRMDEVIFEEFKGTGNMEVHLDRDLVNKRIFPSINVERSGTRKEELLYHPEELSRIYALRRIMQGVPPSEAMEMLITRLRKTRTNAEFLMSLNR
- a CDS encoding GspE/PulE family protein; protein product: MILWDSGGFARHPMFEAQSIALYEMLRDRGLVEAARLETCFQEHRDGGKPLARLLIDQGDLVPQSLLTEVADYLGWECLLRPPADIPEEILATIDGNMARMYGVVPLKADSTTVDLLVKDPFNSQIVDDLTFALRRDVRLVVADSEQVDALIRHYYGEDDSSIEGLIEELTAGPVAAVDDLSEQDIEAMAGETPIIRFVNLVLSQAVRDKASDIHFEPFENEFKIRYRIDGSLYELAPPPVQLALPITSRLKVIASLNIAERRVPQDGRIKITIGGHQVDLRVSTLPTQFGESVVLRVLDQSVIQLDVDKLGMPQDVYDHVNAVIRRPNGIFIVTGPTGSGKTTTLYSCLRVLNHPDVKILTAEDPVEYEIEGIMQVAVRHHVGLSFAAALRSFLRQDPDIIMVGEVRDLDTAQIAIQASLTGHLVMTTLHTNDAPGAVTRLIDMGVEPFLIASSLEAVLAQRLVRRICPDCRQPYRPGSAMLEQLKLAQAEDGDQRFFHGAGCDLCHDNGYRGRMGIFEMLRVTDPIRELLTQQAPAMAIRHQALKDGMRTLRDDGMRAIHNGFTTIEEVIKYT
- a CDS encoding ATPase, T2SS/T4P/T4SS family, translating into MVSTRDDYVVRLLLEKGLVDPEVVDEIRGRRVENEDLTSAPRGLIDLLISERRIEPAAITQLLAAEFRMPIIDFKTFRPDFGAIEAVPREMAERFHVLPLSIEGNVLRVAISDPLDVQAVDTLSHVLRFEVEPHLAAYHEISEEITRCYGVNTNTMESFLDDLALPGGDRIESRAPATDIDRTSTEADAPIIRLVHVIITEAFRRRASDIHLEPLEKRFRVRYRIDGVLQEVENPPKRLQMAIISRVKIMSNISIAEKRVPQDGRIQLLIENRTVDLRVSSLPTAHGESIVMRILDKEGLLLGLPELGFFTDDQSVFERLITLPDGIILVTGPTGSGKTTTLYACLNEINRPDRKIITVEDPVEYQINGINQVPVRQDVGMTFSSALRAMLRQAPNIIMIGEIRDLETAEIAINASLTGHLVFSTLHTNDAPSAVSRLVDLGVKPFLVATSLRAAMAQRLVRKVCKACAEPVVPEAHELAALNLTDEIRKQSTFRKGMGCVECSNTGYRGRMGIFEIFLIDEKVQELVFEGASSFRLRQRARELGMHSMREDGIRKSVAGLTTLEEVIGNTVGDLD